The DNA segment GTCACTAATGCCGTATCACAGGAATTAATTGAAAAATTTGGGCGTGATGCTGTACTCAAAGGTGGAATGCGGGTGCAAACAACAGTATCTAGTGATTTACAAATAATTGCAGAAGAAACTGTAAAAAAATGGCACAAAACTCTTAAAGAACGAGGGTTAAAAAACAATCAAATTGCTTTAGTAGCAATAGACCCACGTACTCAATTTGTCAAAACCTTAGTAGGTGGTGTTGATTCGCAAAAGAGCGAATTTAACCGTGCAACTCAAGCCCAGCGTCAACCTGGGTCTGCTTTTAAGTCGTTCGTCTACTATACTGCTTTTGCCAGTGGCAAGTTTACGCCCGATACAAAGGTACTAGATTCTCCAGTCAGCTATCCTGACGGGGATAAAACTTACTCTCCACGCAACTACGATAATACCTTTAAGGGTGCAATGCCAATTCGTACTGCTTTAGCACTTTCTCGCAACGTCCCTACGGTGAAGCTTGGTAAATCTGTAGGAATGAATAATGTGATCAAAACTTGCCGTACCTTGGGAATTACTAGTCAAATGGAACCTGTAAGTTCTTTACCATTAGGCGCGATTGGTGTTACGCCACTAGAGATGGCTAGTGCCTATGCAACTTTTGCTAATTATGGTTGGTACTCTTCTCCAACACTCATTACCCGTGTGACTAATAGTAGTGGTGATTTATTATTAGATAATACCCCTAAGCCTCGTCAGGTTCTTGACCCTTGGGCATCGGCCGCCATTTTAGATGTGTTGCAATCAGCAGTGAAGGAGGGAACCGGTAGAGGTGCGGCTTTAAACCGTCCAGTTGCTGGCAAAACTGGTACAACCTCTTCAGAAAGAGATATCTGGTTCATAGGTACAGTACCACAGTTAACAACAGCCATTTGGGTAGGTAGAGATGATAACGGACAATTAGCTAGGGGTGCAACAGGCGGAGGTATGGTTGCTCCCATTTGGCGTGATTTTATGCAGAAGGCGCTTCACGATGTACCAGTCGAGAAATTCAAGCCACCTTCTAATTTTCCTCGCCCTCAGCCAAAGAAGAAATAAGCATTTGGATGATGTTATGGCTAATTGAAAAACAACTATTTCTTGTCAGGCATAATTTGAAACCGATCGCCTACTCAATGACTAAATTGCTGAGAATTTACCAGACATTTTACTCAGACTGTTAACAATGGTGATTATGTTGAATGGTATTTACTCCTCTGCTTTCTTCTGTAATGGGCAATTTGACCGTAAATGTGGCTCCTTGTCCTATTCCCTGGCTTTGGGCTTGGATTGTACCACCATGCAGTTCTACCAGATGACGTGCGATCGCTAGTCCTAAACCTAGTCCTTTATTTGACCGAGTATGGCTACTATCTGCTTGACGAAAGCGTTCAAATATATGAGGTAGAAAATCAGCACTAATACCCTGACCCGTATCAATTACTTGAATTTGAGCATAGTGAGGAATCGGGCATGAAACATTAGTTTCGTCCCCCCTGTTTCCCAATCCCCAGTCACCAGTCCCCAATTCCTTTGACAAACACACCTCAATGCGTCCGCCGTTGGGTGTAAATTTGATCGCATTGGTGAGTAGATTTAACACAACCTGTAGCAAGCGGTCTGAGTCACCCCAAATTTTGTCTATGGAAGTATCAGGTCTAGATTTAATTTGAATACCCTTATTATCTGCGAGTGATTGTACAACTTCTATAGCATCTGTAATTACTTCTACTAAATCAACCAAATCAATGGAGAGCGAAAGTTCTCCCCTAACAATACGTGAAATATCAAGCAAGTCTTCAATCAGTTGCATTTGCAAATTAGCGTTGCGCTCAATTGTCTCAAGAGCAAGACTGGCTCTCGCTTCATCTAGCGCACCCGTTTGCAGCATTCCAGCCCAACCGATAATTGCGGTCATGGGGGTGCGTAGTTCATGGGACACTATGGCTAAAAAGTCGTCTTTGGAACGGTTTGCGGCTTCTGCTTCAGCGCGTGCGGCTTGTTCTCGCAGTAGTAATTGCTCTTTTTCTTCTTCAGCTTGTTTGCGTTCAGTAATATCTTGCATAATTTTAGAGAAGCCGCGCAGATTGCCATTTTCATCTCGTAAAGGTGTGATCAGACAATGCGCCCAGAAAAATGTGCCATCTTTACGAATGTGCCAGCGATTCTCCCTAGAAAAACCTTCTGTTAAGGCTTGCTTTAATACTTGTTGTGGTTGTCCACGCTCAATAGCTTCGGGCGCAAAAATTAGCTCAAAAGGTTGACCAATAATCTCTGCTTCTTGATAACCTAAAATACGTTCTGCGCCAATATTCCAAGTAGTAAAGTTAGCGTTGGAATCGAGCATGAAAATTGCGTAATTAGTGACTCCTTCTACTAGCAGCCGATAACGTTCCTCACTTCGACGTAGATTATACTGGCTTTGAAGTAGACGCTCATAATTTTGTTGGGCTACTCGTGCATTCATCTGAGCTTGCGATCGCGCCTGGCGCAGTGCAGAATTAAGTGAGCTAATCAATAATCCGACTAACACAAACTGAAGCAACCCCACTACACTAAATCCACTGACAGCCAGAGAATAAAAAGGGTGTAAGAGAAAGTAGGAGCAGACTACAGCAGACAAAAAAGTTGCCAACAATCCTGAGTTGAAGCCTCCATACCAGGAACTCACCATGACAGCAGCTAAAAACGGTGGGTAAATGGAATTGAGCCTCTGGATCTGCCACAGAAGTAATGTCAGTATAAGAGCCAGCAAAACGCTGAAGAAAGCAATACTATGGCTTTGTGGTTGCGATGACCTCTGGTCAGTCAAAGACCTTCGCCAAAGATTGGGAAAAGCCCATCGCGTCAATTTCCGCATTTTAGATTACTTCGGTAATGCCATTGGTTTATTCAAGTTCTGCACAAGTTTTCCACTTTCAACTTTTATCTTAAAAAATTAATCTTCTCTTCAGAGTATGGTGATTTTCAATATTTCCCCTCACTTCACAATCATAATTCCGATGAGCGAGGAAAATAACCACGATGAATAGTAAACAAATTTTAGTTATTGATGACGAAGATGACATCCGCCAATTGATTCAGACTTGTCTAGAAATCATGGGGGGTTGGAATGTGTTGACTGCTACTTCAGGTCATCAAGGATTACTTTTAGCTGAGTCATCTCAACCTGATGCCATCCTTTTAGATATCATGATGCCTGATATGGATGGTTTGACAACTCTTCAAAAACTCCAGGCTAATCAAATCACTAAACATATACCTGTGATTTTACTAACGGCCAGAGGACGCACATCTGACCAGCGTTTATTTACCCAACTGGGAGCTAGAGGCATAATCAGTAAACCATTTAACCCTCAAAAACTTGCTGCTCAAGTAGCAGCAGCCTTGAAATAAAGTAAATGAATAAATCAGCAAGACTGTTTTAAGTTCAGTTATCATGGGCTTCAATTATTAATATTCCTGCCTAGATATAATGGCATATTTGATGGAAAACTAGTATATCTATAGTCTTAGTAAGCTCACTCTTAAGTATTAATTTATTCGGAAAATATATATTTTCCACTAGTTTTCCACCTTTATCTTTTAGTTTATTAGTGAATATTGGTCAAATTTAAGTTTTAAGATATATTTATATTTAACAATGTTAAGACTTAACATCAAATCACAGTTGGTATTTATGTCGCAATTCTATTTAATATGCTTATAATTACATGAATTAAATTTAGGTAAACATAAGCATTTTTAGTTTTTTTTGTCACTAGATATAACTGTTCTTATTTTAAATAAAGAAGTAACCAAATGAAATTGTCAAGGAGGTATTTATGTACAATCTCAATCATTCTGGTTTGAAAAAAATGGGATTAACAGGAACAGCCTTTGGAAGTTTACTAATTGGCTTGTCTACAATTTCTCAATCAGCAGTAGCACAACCACAAATGCCCACAGTTAATCCTTGTCCCAGTATTTTTTACGAAGAACCACATCGTAATCGAGTTATGGTTCCACCCGGATGTCCGCCGAATGCTGCAACTTTAAGATTACAACAGCAAGGGCAAACATTAGGTCAACCAACTATATTGGTGGTTCCTCGGCGTACAGGTGTACGACCCATACAGCCACCTGTCCCTGAAAGTCGGCAAAGTGCGATTGCCACTATTACACCAACAGCAGGTACTGTCGATGTAAAGCTAAAAAATAACACTAATGCTGGTATTTCTTATCAAGCAATTGGTCATACACAGCCTCGCTATATTACAGGTGGACAAGAGTTTATTCTGAGAAATTTACCAACGCCTGTCACTATTACTTTGGTACGTGAAGATGGTGGACTGCTAAAAGTAATGCCGATGTCTACCTCCCAAGGGGTGCTTTCAGTCTCGTTAGATGAAACAACCAATTTCGATAATAATCAAGGTGTCTTGAGAATTCAAAGGAATGGTCAGGTATTTTTAAATTAATGTAGTTCACCCATTAATTTTTAATGTTTGGAAAAGCTGACTACCAACAATCAAAAGCTTTGTGATTGTAAAAAGATATATCAAGCTAAGGGACAAAATCATCATTAAGATTGAGGCAAAAATGTGGGGAGCTTTGAATAATTAGTCATCTGAACTTGATATTAATCAAATTGAATGGAGATTTTGCAATGATCAACTTCGTCAGAAATAAGTGGAGTTCCAAAGGAGTTATTACTCTAGCAATCTCCACAGCTTTACTAGGAGCTTGTACCAACAACTTAGAGCGAGAAGCCGCAGTACCAGAAAACAACGTTACTACAGAGGAAGTCACAGAAAATACAAACCAACTCATCGGTCGAACTGTAACCGTTAGAAGTACGCCTATCAGAACATTAGGCCCATCAACTTTTACAGTCAGCGATAAGGAATTTTTTGGTGCTGAACCAATTTTAGTGGTGAATGCTTCTGGTAAGACTTTTACCTTACCTACTGACCCAAACACACCAATTCAAGCAACAGGCCCAGTTCGTAAGTTTGTAATTGCAGATATTAATCGAGATTACAACTTGGGTTTAGATGCCAACTTGTATAGAGATTACGAAAGTCAACCTGCAATTATCGCTCAATCACTGGCACTTGCTCCTAAACCTGGTGAACTTACCACAAACCCCAGTCTTTATTATGGCAAAACCCTAGCGGTGACAGGTGAAGTGGAAAATATTAGAAATACCAGTTCGTTTACCTTGGATGAAGATAAGTTATTTGGTGGAGAGGATTTGTTAGTGATACGCGCCGGGACTCCGAAAGGAACTGTCAATGAAGGTGAGAAAGTTGCAGTTACAGGGGTGTTGCGTCCGTTTGTTGTAGCTGAATTGGAGCGGGATTACGATCTGAACTGGGATTTGACTTTGCAGAGGACACTGGAAGCAGAATACCGCAATAAACCTGTGTTAGTTGCAACAGAGGTTTATCCCTCAGCGATTCCCCAATAGGAAATTCTTTCTGTACGCCTTTGAATCGACTCATAGTTAAAACTCCATCTTTTCAGATGTAAATCATTCTCAATTGGGACTCCTAATTTATGGATATCCTCAACAAAACATTGCTCAACCTGCGAACAATCAAACTGCGTCGGTTCTTCGGGTCGCTGTTATATCCCTTACAACGAGATTGGTTAGAGCGTCAGTTTCTTAAGCCTCAAACCTTAGAAGCTGTTGAGGAAACTGGAGAAGTTTACAAAGCTGAAGCCACTAAAAGCGGTGGACAATTCAACTTCCAGCACTTTGAGTTGGAAATTTGTTTTTTGAGTGCTGATTTAGTGCGTGTTGAGTGGAAACCAGGGATATTACCTATTGCTTATGGTATTTCCCGCAATGCTTGGCCAGAGGTAGAGACGACATTTCAAGAGACGGAAAAGTGTTGGACAATTTCTAGTTCACAGCTAAAGGTGATTGTTAACGTTGATGGTAGTCTGAAATTTCAGAACAGCTTAAGACTGACATTACGGGAGGAATTACCCCCTCAACGGCAAACAAAGCTATCACATCTAGGAAAAGAAGAAGCTTGGATACATCAAGCCAAACTGCGACCAGAAGAACATATTTATGGCTTGGGGGAAAGAGCAGCTCCGTTAAATCTCCGCACCTGCGGCAATGAAGAGGAAACTAGGACATACAGAATGTGGAACTATGATGCAGGAGGCATATATGGGACGGGAACTGACCCCCTGTATCTTTGCATTCCAGTCTATTTAGGTCTGCATGAAGAAGGTAGCTACTTAATTTTCTATGAAAATTCCTTTCCTGCCAACTTTAGTTTCTCAAACTTAGCTAGAGCCGAGTTTGAAGGCGGGATGTTGCGCTATTACTTTAGTGCGGGTTCTTTGCCTCAATTGTTGGAGCGATACACAGAATTAACAGGTCGCCCACCTCTACCACCACGCTGGACTTTTGGTTATCATCAGTCGCGTTGGGGGTACGAACGAGAAGCCGCACTGCGGGAAGTTGTAAAGGGGTTTGAAACATACAACATTCCCGTAAGTGCATTGCACCTAGATAT comes from the Nostoc sp. PCC 7120 = FACHB-418 genome and includes:
- a CDS encoding response regulator → MNSKQILVIDDEDDIRQLIQTCLEIMGGWNVLTATSGHQGLLLAESSQPDAILLDIMMPDMDGLTTLQKLQANQITKHIPVILLTARGRTSDQRLFTQLGARGIISKPFNPQKLAAQVAAALK
- a CDS encoding ATP-binding protein codes for the protein MRKLTRWAFPNLWRRSLTDQRSSQPQSHSIAFFSVLLALILTLLLWQIQRLNSIYPPFLAAVMVSSWYGGFNSGLLATFLSAVVCSYFLLHPFYSLAVSGFSVVGLLQFVLVGLLISSLNSALRQARSQAQMNARVAQQNYERLLQSQYNLRRSEERYRLLVEGVTNYAIFMLDSNANFTTWNIGAERILGYQEAEIIGQPFELIFAPEAIERGQPQQVLKQALTEGFSRENRWHIRKDGTFFWAHCLITPLRDENGNLRGFSKIMQDITERKQAEEEKEQLLLREQAARAEAEAANRSKDDFLAIVSHELRTPMTAIIGWAGMLQTGALDEARASLALETIERNANLQMQLIEDLLDISRIVRGELSLSIDLVDLVEVITDAIEVVQSLADNKGIQIKSRPDTSIDKIWGDSDRLLQVVLNLLTNAIKFTPNGGRIEVCLSKELGTGDWGLGNRGDETNVSCPIPHYAQIQVIDTGQGISADFLPHIFERFRQADSSHTRSNKGLGLGLAIARHLVELHGGTIQAQSQGIGQGATFTVKLPITEESRGVNTIQHNHHC
- a CDS encoding transglycosylase domain-containing protein — encoded protein: MSSSENIEQEQLLIQPSPNFEFWRKVGLVTGGTLLSINMLAISIVTGGLVGLFISFYNLPQLRQIRNFVPAETTYIYDIKGKLLVGLHGEANRKFVSLDQISPHLKRAVLAIEDSYFYNHHGIDPGGIGRAALVNWASGTVKEGGSTITMQLVKNLFLSRDRALSRKIAEAVLAIRLERILNKDQILELYLNQVYWGHNNYGVQTAAQSYFNKSAQDLTLAESALMAGLIQAPEKFSPFVDMNLARQKQRQVLRRMRELKWITKQEYDDALRQQIQLGKIKSFKASVFPYVTNAVSQELIEKFGRDAVLKGGMRVQTTVSSDLQIIAEETVKKWHKTLKERGLKNNQIALVAIDPRTQFVKTLVGGVDSQKSEFNRATQAQRQPGSAFKSFVYYTAFASGKFTPDTKVLDSPVSYPDGDKTYSPRNYDNTFKGAMPIRTALALSRNVPTVKLGKSVGMNNVIKTCRTLGITSQMEPVSSLPLGAIGVTPLEMASAYATFANYGWYSSPTLITRVTNSSGDLLLDNTPKPRQVLDPWASAAILDVLQSAVKEGTGRGAALNRPVAGKTGTTSSERDIWFIGTVPQLTTAIWVGRDDNGQLARGATGGGMVAPIWRDFMQKALHDVPVEKFKPPSNFPRPQPKKK